In Arcobacter ellisii, a genomic segment contains:
- a CDS encoding ATP-binding protein, with amino-acid sequence MIMEGSPGCGKSMISKRVQYIMPPMSLEEILEKAKLQALDFKEVDFSPIRAFRSPHHSATKSSIFGGGSSNAKMGEIALSNNGLLFFDELPHFSKTVLEALREPLEDNKILISRVNNKILYETKFTFISAMNPCPCGNLLSSVKECRCNELEIQRYKNRLSEPFLDRIDLYLVMNDSFNDSKNKVTSKELHENVIKAFIKQKQRGQKELNGKLSDEEIKKYCILDEESLNILEKARINYQLSFRSINKVLKVARTIADLNDNEIITKNDLLQSLNFRRR; translated from the coding sequence TTGATTATGGAGGGAAGTCCTGGTTGTGGAAAATCTATGATTTCAAAAAGAGTTCAATATATAATGCCACCTATGAGTTTAGAAGAGATTTTAGAAAAAGCTAAACTTCAAGCTTTAGATTTTAAAGAGGTTGATTTTTCACCAATAAGAGCATTTCGTTCTCCCCATCATAGTGCAACAAAATCTTCAATATTTGGAGGTGGAAGTTCAAATGCAAAGATGGGAGAAATTGCTTTAAGTAATAATGGTTTACTCTTTTTTGACGAATTACCTCACTTCTCAAAAACTGTTTTAGAAGCATTAAGAGAACCTTTGGAAGATAATAAAATTTTAATTTCACGGGTAAATAATAAAATTTTGTATGAAACGAAATTTACTTTTATTTCTGCCATGAATCCTTGTCCTTGTGGGAATTTATTATCAAGTGTAAAAGAGTGTAGATGTAATGAACTTGAAATTCAAAGATATAAGAATCGTTTGAGTGAACCATTTTTAGATAGGATTGATTTGTATCTTGTGATGAATGATAGTTTTAATGATTCAAAAAATAAAGTTACTTCTAAAGAGTTACACGAAAATGTAATCAAGGCTTTTATAAAACAAAAACAAAGAGGACAAAAAGAGTTAAATGGAAAATTAAGTGATGAAGAGATAAAAAAATATTGTATTTTAGATGAAGAGAGTCTTAATATTTTAGAAAAAGCAAGAATAAATTATCAATTATCCTTTAGAAGTATTAATAAAGTTTTAAAGGTTGCAAGAACAATTGCTGATTTAAATGACAATGAAATAATTACTAAAAATGATTTATTACAAAGTTTGAATTTTAGGAGAAGATAA
- a CDS encoding tyrosine-type recombinase/integrase, which translates to MKIYINNEWHISTIINNVSIEFSHANAYSKYLTLIKNLSPITIKNNMSSLNKFWIWSLAVSPEDNESLAYYIARYRLDLEKGFIIYDYNKEEKVKFPISIIRSNSQTTIDNEVTNIKNFFTWLSETDDKFNMNRNTINLKKEYYRKINGKHSDYISTYINKLSRERILKKVYNIPSNKKRIVNVEKAFPYDYFIELIKISDIREKLLYLLMGGTSARISQVLNLTIYDIDYENMNVYLSDPSIDDENQRGYLGETRKKWLFEKYNIDVKYQHPHNLIQFKYPIPKRPNTPLYWLNEEIKLLFFGFLSEYNIFPENQRMPIHPFFFTKKNGERLLYKPVYNKFLKHCEILSNYYNDKNLLTFSPHSLRHMWGNYLAELYSLAINIEDYSNAEKIKIYAKEGMGHSNEDSTKLYFNINFNKDFKDITYELSSLINQYKHLPPQIFTQGLKNEN; encoded by the coding sequence ATGAAAATATATATTAACAATGAATGGCACATATCTACCATTATAAATAATGTAAGCATTGAATTCTCACATGCTAATGCATATAGTAAATATTTAACATTAATTAAAAATTTATCTCCAATAACTATTAAAAATAATATGAGTAGTTTAAATAAATTTTGGATTTGGTCATTAGCGGTATCTCCAGAGGATAATGAAAGTCTAGCTTATTATATAGCAAGATATAGATTAGATTTAGAAAAAGGTTTTATTATATATGACTATAATAAAGAAGAAAAAGTAAAATTTCCAATAAGTATAATTAGATCCAATAGTCAAACAACAATTGATAATGAAGTAACAAATATTAAGAATTTTTTTACTTGGTTGTCAGAAACTGATGATAAGTTTAATATGAATAGAAATACAATTAATCTAAAAAAAGAATATTATAGAAAAATAAATGGTAAACACTCTGACTATATTAGTACATACATAAATAAACTCTCAAGAGAAAGAATCTTAAAAAAAGTCTACAATATACCATCAAATAAAAAAAGAATTGTAAATGTAGAAAAAGCTTTTCCATATGATTACTTTATAGAATTGATTAAAATATCAGATATAAGAGAAAAATTATTATATCTTTTAATGGGAGGAACTAGTGCTCGAATATCACAAGTTCTAAATTTAACTATATATGACATTGATTACGAGAATATGAATGTTTACTTATCTGATCCTAGTATTGATGATGAGAATCAACGAGGATATTTAGGAGAAACTAGGAAAAAATGGCTTTTTGAAAAATATAATATTGATGTAAAATATCAACATCCTCATAATTTGATACAATTTAAATACCCTATTCCCAAAAGACCTAATACACCTCTTTATTGGCTAAATGAAGAAATAAAACTTTTATTTTTTGGATTCTTATCAGAATATAATATTTTTCCAGAAAATCAACGTATGCCAATACATCCTTTCTTTTTTACTAAAAAGAATGGAGAAAGACTTTTATATAAACCCGTTTATAATAAATTTTTAAAACATTGTGAAATTTTGTCCAACTATTATAATGATAAAAACTTATTAACCTTTTCTCCTCATTCTTTAAGACATATGTGGGGAAATTATTTAGCAGAACTATATTCTCTGGCAATTAATATTGAAGATTATTCAAATGCTGAAAAAATTAAAATTTATGCAAAAGAAGGTATGGGACATTCAAATGAAGATTCAACTAAGTTATACTTTAATATAAATTTTAATAAAGATTTCAAAGATATTACTTATGAACTATCTTCACTGATTAACCAATATAAACATCTTCCTCCTCAAATTTTTACACAAGGTTTAAAAAATGAAAATTGA